Below is a genomic region from Hoeflea sp. 108.
GGGCGAGACTGTGGCGCTTGTCGGGGAATCGGGTTCGGGCAAGTCGGTCACCAGCCTGTCGGTCATGCGGCTGCTCGCCCGCAAGATCGGCGCGATCGACGCGGGCCAGATGCTGTTCCGTGGCAAGGACGGCAAGGTCCGCGACCTTGCCATCCTTACAGAAGAAGAGATGCGGCGTATCCGCGGCAACGACATCGGCATGGTGTTCCAGGAGCCGATGACCAGCCTCAATCCCGTCTACACAGTGGGTGACCAGATATCGGAATCGCTGCGCGTCCATCGCGGCACGGGCAAGCACGAGGCGCTGGAAGCTGCCGTCGCCCTGCTCGACAAAGTCGGGATCCCCGATGCGCGCCGCCGCGCCGGCCAGTATCCGCACGAAATGTCTGGCGGCATGCGCCAGCGCGCCACCATCGCCATGGCGCTCGCCTGCGACCCGACGCTGCTGATCGCCGACGAGCCGACGACGGCGCTCGACGTCACCATCCAGGCGCAGATCCTCGAGCTGATGCAGGGACTGCAGCGCGAGCGCGGCATGGGTATGCTGTTCGTCACCCACAATCTCGGCGTCGTTGCCGAGATCGCACATCGCGTCGCGGTCATGTATGCCGGCCGCATCGTCGAATTCGGCCCGGTGGCCGAGGTCTTCCGCAAGCCGCGCCACCCCTACACGATTGGCCTGCTCAACTCGATGCCTCGGCTTGGTGCTGCCACCGCCATGAAACGCGCCGGCGAAAAGCTTAATGCCATTCCCGGCATGGTGCCGAGCCTCGCCAACATGCCATCCGGCTGCGCCTTCGCGCCGCGCTGCAGCTTCGCCGTCGACGCATGCCGCACCACCATTCCCGAACTCGCCAGCGTCGCAGCCGGCCACGGCAGCCGTTGCATCCGCTGGCAGGAGATCGCCCGATGACCCCAGCCCCGCTTCTTTCGGTCCGTGGCCTCGCAAAGCACTACCAGACGCGCGGTGCGACGCTGAAGATCCTAGAAAACATCTCTTTCGACGTCGCCAGGGGCGAGGTGGTCGGGCTGGTCGGCGAGTCCGGCAGCGGCAAGACCACGATCGGCCGCTCTGTACTTCGGCTGATCGATCCTACTTCCGGTGAGGTGACGTTCGACGGCACCGACATCACCAGGCTGTCGCATAGCGAGATGCGGCGCAGGCGGCCGCGCATGCAGTACATTTTCCAAGACCCATACGCCTCGCTGTCGCCGCGCATGACCATCGGCGAGATCCTGACCGAGGGGCTCGATATCCAAGGCATCGGCACCAAGGCAGAGCGTCTGGAGCGGGCGAACAAGGCGCTGGAGCAGGTCGAACTGCCGCCCGATGCCATCAACCGCTACGCCCACGAGTTCTCAGGCGGCCAACGTCAGCGCATCGGCATTGCCCGGGCGCTGACGCTTGCGCCTGAATTCATCGTCGCCGACGAACCCGTCTCGGCGCTCGACGTGTCAATCCAGGCGCAGGTGGTCAACCTGTTGCGCGACCTGCAGCAGCAGCTCGGGCTGACCATGCTGTTCATCTCCCACGACCTCGCTGTCGTCGAATACATCTGCGACCGAGTGATCGTGCTCTATCTCGGCCGCATCATGGAGATCGCCACCAGCGAGGATCTCTACGCCCGGCCGGAGCATCCCTACACACGTGCGCTGATGTCGGCGATTCCCTCGCCCGATCCCGACACCAGGAAAGAGCGCCAGATTCTCAAGGGCGATATCCCGAGCCCGGCCAATCCGCCCAGCGGCTGCGTCTTCCGCACCCGTTGCCCCAGTGCGGTCGATGCCTGCGCCGGCAGCGTCCCCGAACTTCGCGAGGTCAGGCCTGGACACTTCAAGGCCTGCATCCGCGACGACCTGTGAACGGCATATTCTCAGACCCTGATTTCCAGGAACTGCATCCACGTACCTTCGAGCAAATGGACCCGACATGAAAATAGCGTTCCTCGGCGTCAGCCACTGGCATGCGACGATGCATGGGGAGGCGGCGTTGGCGGCGGGCGCAGTATCGGCTTCTGCCTGGGATCCAACGCCTGGAGCAGCCGAGAGCTTCGTCGGTAAATTCGGTGGCGTCGTTGCCTCGAGCCTAGAAAAGGCGCTCCAAAACGTCGATCTCGCAGTGGTCATGGGACGGCCCTTCGAGATCGCTGAACGGGGGCTCGCGGCGATCGAATCGGGGCTGCCAGTGCTCGTAGAAAAGCCTGTCGGTATTTCAGCCGCCGCCTCCGATGTACTGATCGAGGCTACCGAGCGCAAAGGCACGTTCGCGGCCATGGCATTGCCGCACGGTATCGGCATGATGGCGGCGTTGCACGACCTGGACGTGAGCGGCCGGTTGGGGCCCATCTCGCACTCGCATTTCCGCCTCATCAACGGCCCGCCCCAGCGCTACGTCGATGACGATGTCTCATGGGTGCTGGAGCCCAATATTGGCGGCGGTGGAGCCCTGAGGAATCTCGGCATTCATGGGGTAAACGCCTTCCTGATGCTCTCAGGCGGGCAGAATATCGAGGTCATCAGCGCCTCCTTCGGAAGACCGATTCACGACACCGAAGTCGAGGACTATGCTGCTGTTGTGTTGCGCGCCGCAGACGGCATGTTGGGATTGATCGAAGCCGGCTATACCTTCGCCTCGATGAAGCGTGGCATCTTCGAATGGCGGGTGTCGTCCAGGAACGCCACACTCAGCGATTTCGGCGACAGGTTGACGCTGGCGACGCTCGATGATGAGCGGCAACTGGACCTGCCGGTCACGCCGACGGCCCGCCGCTATGACGACGTCATGACCGACACGCTTCGACGGCTTGCCGAAGGCCTGCCTCCGGCAGTGTCGCTCGCCGACAGCAGGCGCGCCATGGCCATCATCGACCAATGCTACGCACTACAAGGAGCCTCGACATGATCGGGATCGGCATCATCGGCGCTGGCCATTTCGGTACGGCACACGCCCGCGCCATGCATGAGATCAAGGGGGCGCGCCTCGTCGCCTCGTGCCGCAACGACGCGGCTGGTCTTGCAGACTTCACGACGGATTTCGGCGGCAAGGGTTATCTCGACTATCGCGAGCTGCTGGCCGATCCAGACGTGGACGCCGTAGTGGTGGCACTGCCACATCATCTGCACACCGACGTCGCCAT
It encodes:
- a CDS encoding ABC transporter ATP-binding protein, producing MSTEPILEIKGLRTVFRVRGREIAAVNGIDLVVRPGETVALVGESGSGKSVTSLSVMRLLARKIGAIDAGQMLFRGKDGKVRDLAILTEEEMRRIRGNDIGMVFQEPMTSLNPVYTVGDQISESLRVHRGTGKHEALEAAVALLDKVGIPDARRRAGQYPHEMSGGMRQRATIAMALACDPTLLIADEPTTALDVTIQAQILELMQGLQRERGMGMLFVTHNLGVVAEIAHRVAVMYAGRIVEFGPVAEVFRKPRHPYTIGLLNSMPRLGAATAMKRAGEKLNAIPGMVPSLANMPSGCAFAPRCSFAVDACRTTIPELASVAAGHGSRCIRWQEIAR
- a CDS encoding ABC transporter ATP-binding protein; its protein translation is MTPAPLLSVRGLAKHYQTRGATLKILENISFDVARGEVVGLVGESGSGKTTIGRSVLRLIDPTSGEVTFDGTDITRLSHSEMRRRRPRMQYIFQDPYASLSPRMTIGEILTEGLDIQGIGTKAERLERANKALEQVELPPDAINRYAHEFSGGQRQRIGIARALTLAPEFIVADEPVSALDVSIQAQVVNLLRDLQQQLGLTMLFISHDLAVVEYICDRVIVLYLGRIMEIATSEDLYARPEHPYTRALMSAIPSPDPDTRKERQILKGDIPSPANPPSGCVFRTRCPSAVDACAGSVPELREVRPGHFKACIRDDL
- a CDS encoding Gfo/Idh/MocA family oxidoreductase — its product is MKIAFLGVSHWHATMHGEAALAAGAVSASAWDPTPGAAESFVGKFGGVVASSLEKALQNVDLAVVMGRPFEIAERGLAAIESGLPVLVEKPVGISAAASDVLIEATERKGTFAAMALPHGIGMMAALHDLDVSGRLGPISHSHFRLINGPPQRYVDDDVSWVLEPNIGGGGALRNLGIHGVNAFLMLSGGQNIEVISASFGRPIHDTEVEDYAAVVLRAADGMLGLIEAGYTFASMKRGIFEWRVSSRNATLSDFGDRLTLATLDDERQLDLPVTPTARRYDDVMTDTLRRLAEGLPPAVSLADSRRAMAIIDQCYALQGAST